The segment AACAGTTAGAGGAGTAGCTCATATCAGGAGAAGTGCATACCGGGAGAGGATTAAATCAAGAACGTGGACTTCAACGACCAGGTGATACTCGTTGGGGTTCTCATTATAGAACATTAGATAATCTTATTGTTCTATTTCCATCAGTTATTCATGTGCTTGAATTTATTGGATGCGAGTGTCCAAACTATACTGATAGACTTCTTGCTAAAACTCTTGTGGATACGATTAAGAAATTTGATTTTGCCTTGATGCTGCACTTAATGTGGAAAGTTCTTATGATGACAAATGAATTGAGCTCCTCATTACGAAGGATGGATCAAGATATTGTCAATGCTATGGGATCTCTTGCTCTTACAAAGCAAAGATTACAAAATATGAGGGATAATGAATTCGAATCACTAATGGATGATGTCTCTTCTTTTTGTGATAAACATGATATAGTCATTCCGGAGATGAATGCTAGCTACTTTCCTGGAAAGTCAAAGCGTAAAGCTCTTGATGTTACATATTCTCATCATTTGCGtgttgaaatattttatgttgttattgatttGCATCTTCAAGACCTTAATAATCGTTTTGATGCTGTGAGTACTGACTTACTTCTCAGTATGGCTAGCTTGAATCCAGTTAATTCATTCGGTCGTTTTGATAAAGGCAAGATAATGAGGTTGGCTGAATATTATATGAATGAGTTTGACAATAACAAGCTTCAGGATCTCAGTTTTCAGCTTGATAGCTTTATAGTTTATGCTCGTGGTTCTGACGAGAGGTTCTTCAACTTGAAGGGAATTAGTGATCTTGCTAAAGTATTGATCAAGTCAGATCTACATCAAACTTGGCCACATGTTTATTTGCTTATCAAGTTGACTCTCATTCTTCCCGTTGCTACTGCTTCTGTGGAACGAGCTTTCTCATCCATGAAGTACATTAAAAATGAACTCCGTAATAGTATTGGTGATGAATTTTTGAATGGTTTTTTAGTTTGCTATGTAGAGAGTAAGATATTTGCATATGTAAGTAATGATGCAATTATTTATCGTTTCAACATATGAAAAGTCGTCGAGCACAATTATGACTTGACCAATTAGTAGTAGGTCATTATGACTTGTAAGTAGAGgtcatttttttataatgataatattgatctttgttttattttttttattttttattaaagagtTTGAGTTAGTAtacatttacttttttttttattaaagagttTGAGTTAATATACATTTACCGTTTGTGATTGCTAACAAGTttatgttaaaggaagtgagcaCCCACAACCTTTAAATCCTGGATCTGCCACTGCCTCAGAACATAGATATTTTCATGTATCAGAACTATGTAATTTCACATGCATATCTCAATCTatcaattttcattattaaggatgctttaaaaaattgtatctaTCAATATTTATCATTCATGATTGAGCTACTtagatttatcattttatcaacATAATTTGATGTGTTCGTCCTTTAGTAGCAATCATTAAGTCCAGTAACTATGTGCCACCGTAGATATTTAAGGGTTACCCATCAGATTAGGACTGACTCCTTAGTCCTTTTATGGATATTAACTTAGTGGTAGCACGTTAGCTCAGATCAACCTTTACACCCTAACAAGGTATATCGAGCCCTTTTTATGGAAATTATACGTCTAACTCCATGCTTAGCTCACATGGATATTTGTTGATTATTTGTATCTCCCATAGTTCCATTTCATATATTGCATGACCTTATATTCagttatttcaatttcaatGTTTATCAGTTGCATGTTTTATTACTTGGTTATTGAATTAGTTTCTCTTTCTGTTTCATATATTCAattgaacatatatataattacatgTATTTAAATACGAAATGTTATTTGAATGCATCAATTTAGGAGGCATATTACGCATATGAATATCTCTTATATCActaattcaaaacaaaaaattcctaaaattcttcccattttttttaatcattagaaATCTTTTCActgtttattgcatgaattacTTCTCCAAGGATTAGGAGAGAGATCGGAATGATTTGGGAGTGAAGAGTAAATTTGGAAGATAATTAAGTGGGCAGGGTAGGACTCTATTTTAGGCTATTTATAAGGAGTGATATATCTTACTTTAACTTGGGTACATAATTAACAAAGTACTGGAATAATATAGTGAAAATgatctgaaaaatatttcaattttgagtGAAATTGCTATTACGATACTAAACTTTACGGAGAACCTTTTGCTCCCtaactatttaatattatattttaaaggtatatatatgcTACACGtggacacattactatttataattatgcgATGTTTTCTATGTCCACCtggacacatatatacctttaagtTACACAATTAAATAGTGCAGGGGTAAAGGTCATTTCAATAGTTTTGGTATCGTAACAACAATTTTGGTCAAAGTTCACATATATTTAAGACGTTTTTCccaataatacataattatttggAAGAATAAATTAGATTAGTAGATATGATATGGATGTATTGTTTAATTATGTAgtttttccataattttatcATTGATCATTCTGGCTACTGAAGACACATCtgctcaagttcatgaattaagCCCTAACCTCAACGAAACAATTTACACATAGGTCTCCCTTTTTTTATGAACATATAGAGTTGAATCACACAAACATTGAGATCAGATGAGGGGAAAAGGAAATTCAGAGTGTCCTAGAAGTACAAAATGTACCTTCCCTTTAAAACCATATATGTAGTTTCTTTGTCTGAGAAGCATCCTCATAAGAGACTGTCACTTCATCCGGAATGTGCTTCATGCTATCTAGACTAGTAGTTATTGTTGAACAAGTAGGAGAATGCCATGAAACACAAACAATACTAGGACGAGACTCGGGCAATTTCATTAATGGCTCGTCAGGATTCATAAACACTTGCACTACTTTTCTCATTTTAGGCCGAAGAGTTCTATCAGGGTGTAAACATGCTAATCCAGTGATAAAACACCTTTGAGCTTGTACATTGTCAAATTTCCCATCAAGTGTTTGATCCATACATTCCAATAATGTACCATTCTCATATGAACTCCATACTTTATCGACTAAGCTATTTTCATCCATAATCCCTTTTGATCTTCGTCCACATACCACTTCTAATACAACCATTCCAAAACTATAGACATCAGACTCCGGGATAGCTCTCCCTGTGTAGCTAACTTCCGGTGCTAGGTATCCTGGAGTGCCAGCCACCATTGTTGTAACAAAGTTCTCATTATGGAGTAATCTTGCTAGCCCAAAATCACCCAAGTGAGCATTATACTTGGTGTCTAGCATCACATTGTTCGGCTTAATGTCTCGATGTACAATAGGATTACCACATTCTTCATGAAGATACACAAGTGATGATGCTAGACCTGATAGAATCTTGAATCTGGTGTCCCAATCAAGAAAAATCTTGCCGATGTATTTATCAAGGCTTCCATTTGGCATGTACTCATACACTAACAGGAGTTTCTCTCCGTCATGGCACCAGCCTAGTAGCTGCAACAAGTTTTTGTGCCTTAGGCGCCCAATTGTACATATTTCAGCCATGTATTCCTTCTCACCTGGTATTATAAATACTTCTATGTAATTTGAGATTTTAATCACAGTGTGGCACCACATCTACATATAATCAAGGGAACTAAAAACGGAAAACATACCTTGCTTAGATGTCGCGTTGATTTGTTTAACAGCTACAGTTGTAGCAGAATCATAAAACACCCCCTTGTAAACACTTGCAAAGCCTCCAGTTCCCAATAAGTTATCTTTGCTGAAGCCTTTAGTAGCCTTGGAGAGTTTCTGGTAACTAAATACCTGTGGACCACTAACTGCAGTTCTTGTTAGCATTTCGATGTCCTCTTTCCTCTAAAATCTTTCTTTTATATCCTTACGAGCTGTAATGAGAAACGACACAACCACTACCAATGAGATAATCGCGATAGAAGTAGCAACCAGCAGAGCAATATTTTCCTTGTTCGGATCAACCCCATACTTTAGAGATTCTTCTGGCAATTCAAATAATGTGAAATTCCAGTTAAGAACATGATGTACCTCTAAGAAATAGGCAGTGGAAGCTGAAAATCCCACATAAGCATTTCGTGGAACTGCTTCCTGCATGATAATTTCTTGTCTTAGAAAGTTCACTAGAGGTTGCCCTGCATATGCTACCGATATTTCAAGAACTTTAGTCCAACCATCATAATCAATCTTTATTGTAATATTTCTTCCACTCCTTAGATCAATTCCAGCATCACTTAAACTTTTGACTGCAACAGGACTCTCCATACTTGTAGTTACAACGGCAACATGGTTTCCATCGATTTCGTGTTCATTTCTATAATTATCAAACTCCACAGCAAGCTGATCAAGTGTGCCTCCTTCATTTTAAaagaagaaactttttaagttatGAATCAAGAACTGAATGCAAACTTCATTTGTCTTCTTAAAGTGTATGCAGGAGCTAGCTAACCTTGGGTTGAAGGATCAAGAATTCCAATAAACGAGCCATAACTATCCGGTGGGGAGGGCTTATCGTCCTGTGCTATGAGGAACGCCATTCCATCACCAGTAATCGATTGATGTGTCGAAATCCTTATAGTAAATAAGGTGGAAAAAGAAGCAGGCCACACAGGTATTGAGTGACTGAACAAGACTCTTCCGACTTTGTTGGAATTGTTGTGTGGCTGATCAGGTGTGAGATTAAGAGTTCCATTGGCTGCAGTGACTGATCCCCAGCAAGTTAAATTTCTGTAACTTCAAACATTAAATGAAGGAAATGAAAAGTTGTGGGATTCCACAAACAGAATTGAAAATTCATAAATCAAGACAAGAAATATTAGAAGCCTTAACATAGTTACATAGTTTGTATGTTCACAATTTTAAAGGATGTTTATTTATAGAGGCAGAGGACTAAAAAACAATTAGTGTAGAGTTCTCTACTTTGTCTATTTGACTCTGCTACCTTGCCTCCTATTTTGTGTCTCATAGATTCACATTTTTGTCTTGAATCTCATAAAGAGAGATAAACACAAAATAGGATTCAAGATATTGTAAGACACTAGAAGATTAGCCTTACTGACATTTCTgttcttctttttcaaaaaaataaaaataaaaataataatttctcaTAATTAGGGTAGAAAAAAAGGGTATAGAATTGAACTCACACATATGACTTGTTTGTCAAACATGACTAAAGTATACACAACATATACACTCGGTTGTATATGGTGTGTATATATTAGGTTTATGCATGTATGGGTAAtgtatatatgtaaattgtatGTATATGCATGTCTTAAGTCTTAGGCTTATTTTTAAACTAGTTTTCTGatacgtgcaacgcacgtgatTTCCAGTTTCAAAATATATGTTGTATCAAATAATATTGCTTATTTAAGTGAAGATTTAAATAATAAGCTTAGCAAAAGATAATATTGCAGATTCTTTTGTGATGTTCAATATTGATCGTCATATATATCTCATATTTACACAAACCTATGAAGATGgtcaatgaaattttttattagttaatgtaataatgtatatatttgtttcaatttgatgaGGTTCAATCTTGTAATTAGTCTTATCTCACTAATATTatcttataaacattatttgttttgtattgtTCTTGTCATCTAACAGATGTGCTTTGCATATGTATTCCACGTTAAATTGTTTTGAtgtcatatgaacatgtgaagggaacaactatattttatatatttacatattttgatatttgttaTGAGTttctttaattagaaaaaaagtactcagaacattttaaaataacttattttgaaGTTAGAAGATCTTGTTAACTTGATGATACATTTGTTATGTATATaatctttaatttaaataaaaatacctatatatatatatatatatatatatataNNNNNNNNNNNNNNNNNNNNNNNNNNNNNNNNNNNNNNNNNNNNNNNNNNNNNNNNNNNNNNNNNNNNNNNNNNNNNNNNNNNNNNNNNNNNNNNNNNNNNNNNNNNNNNNNNNNNNNNNNNNNNNNNNNNNNNNNNNNNNNNNNNNNNNNNNNNNNNNNNNNNNNNNNNNNNNNNNNNNNNNNNNNNNNNNNNNNNNNNNNNNNNNNNNNNNNNNNNNNNNNNNNNNNNNNNNNNNNNNNNNNNNNNNNNNNNNNNNNNNNNNNNNNNNNNNNNNNNNNNNNNNNNNNNNNNNNNNNNNNNNNNNNNNNNNNNNNNNNNNNNNNNNNNNNNNNNNNNNNNNNNNNNNNNNNNNtatatatatatatatatatatatatatatattgcattaATGAGAAGTTTCAACTGATACAAGCTTCAACTGACATTACTACAAGTCATATGAATTTTTCTTCGTCAAAAATcagaaatattaagaaatagtaaataagtaaaacaaaaggCAATATTTATATAGTTATAACTAATTTGAAGGAAACTTCATGAAAGTCAAAATCACATAagtaatattgataaataaagtcattCTTTTGTCTTGAACATTAAAAAAGAATTGTgacaattttctaaattttggaaaaagatATTCAGAAGTACGTATCTACATCACCAGAGAAGTtgttaacaaaaacaaatgaaattagaCTACATGTTAACTTCGATATTG is part of the Solanum pennellii chromosome 8, SPENNV200 genome and harbors:
- the LOC114073871 gene encoding probable L-type lectin-domain containing receptor kinase S.7, whose product is MLTRTAVSGPQVFSYQKLSKATKGFSKDNLLGTGGFASVYKGVFYDSATTVAVKQINATSKQGEKEYMAEICTIGRLRHKNLLQLLGWCHDGEKLLLVYEYMPNGSLDKYIGKIFLDWDTRFKILSGLASSLVYLHEECGNPIVHRDIKPNNVMLDTKYNAHLGDFGLARLLHNENFVTTMVAGTPGYLAPEVSYTGRAIPESDVYSFGMVVLEVVCGRRSKGIMDENSLVDKVWSSYENGTLLECMDQTLDGKFDNVQAQRCFITGLACLHPDRTLRPKMRKVVQVFMNPDEPLMKLPESRPSIVCVSWHSPTCSTITTSLDSMKHIPDEVTVSYEDASQTKKLHIWF
- the LOC107027672 gene encoding lectin-related protein-like — translated: MKSLCNEYTKPISNAKNGQFSSTEVDTSDSRFLGEFRNILEELHKHTSEKGGASSKSELVKYIDEEIEVRKLDFDVLLWWKVNSPTFLILSEVDRDVLVILISSMASECAFSTGDWLWSEPQPIRIEEDLDFLEQLEEANGTLNLTPDQPHNNSNKVGRVLFSHSIPVWPASFSTLFTIRISTHQSITGDGMAFLIAQDDKPSPPDSYGSFIGILDPSTQGGTLDQLAVEFDNYRNEHEIDGNHVAVVTTSMESPVAVKSLSDAGIDLRSGRNITIKIDYDGWTKVLEISVAYAGQPLVNFLRQEIIMQEAVPRNAYVGFSASTAYFLEVHHVLNWNFTLFELPEESLKYGVDPNKENIALLVATSIAIISLVVVVSFLITARKDIKERF